One segment of Funiculus sociatus GB2-C1 DNA contains the following:
- the smc gene encoding chromosome segregation protein SMC produces MVYIKRVELTNFKSFGGTTKIPLLPGFTVVSGPNGSGKSNILDALLFCLGLASSKGMRAERLPDLVNHNHPHRGTVEASVTATFDLSDVSGTIVGNSNGHRKAPGDSPQPLEKEEQDITGKEWSVTRKLRVTQQGTYTSNYYINGESCNLTELHEKLNQLRIYPEGYNVVLQGDVTGIISMNPRERREIIDELAGVAAFDRKIVQAKETLDSVKEREDSCRIVEAELIAQRDRLSQDRIKAEKYQKLRAELQQKEQWEAVLKWRNLQQQESKLREQIEAGDRTSTELTAQLQALQAQIQQTTAELEKLNARVKALGEEELLALQSLLANQEAERRNLQRQQQELETAAHHTTGNIEQEQQLIQQHQQTLQQLTEEQQRGQTLIAPLEEQRNQAQQTLYRHREDAEAIASASEAWVQQQTALSRQIETLLQTVEPQRTEQAQLRERYTNLGRQIEEQSQLLQTIEPEITAKQSRLADFQIQLSDYAQEIQSLAQGLAAGDRDLQIQQDTQKRLLQEQRDKQRQLDKLEAQAQAEQESLGTFATKVIQQSGLPGVCGLVAQLGRVEPRYALALEIAAGGRLGNLVVEDDGVAAAGIELLKQKRAGRITFLPLNKIQPPRFSPVVALRSADGFIDYAVNLIECDSRYRNIFAYVFGSTVVFENIHDARRHLGQHRIVTLEGELLESSGAMTGGSSSQRSGLHFGTADAGESAEAIALRNRLQEIDRILERCGEVIYTLSAKTKQLTLELTEAKAKRREQELHFEQLQKEIKGLIAQAETTRSLLSKNTQEFHTAQSRLQSLDAELPAQEAQLQQLRQALAELEQSQTHSEWQQIQATIKADEQHLSEREKDLRAAEQRLKDLENQQQRLQEKSQESHHRLQEYRTQLSGVVETRNFASLQLSTLSEQIRQTQTGLKQQEERLGEAKIQRDASETQLRERHLSQQQLEWQLQKLQETQQSRREELTAVKTQLETQQAELPDPLPEVPMLVNPESSESNAIAFDKLSDQLEQMQKEMRNLTKRLQAMEPVNMLALEEHNRTTTRLEELTQKLTTLEAERTELLLRIENFTTLRCRAFQEAFDAVNENFQAIFAELSDGDGYLQLDDAEDPFNGGLNLVAHPKGKPVQRLASMSGGEKSLTALSFIFALQRYRPSPFYAFDEVDMFLDGANVERLAKMIKQQAMQAQFIVVSLRRPMIESSERTIGVTQARGAYTQVLGLKLHS; encoded by the coding sequence ATGGTCTATATCAAGCGCGTGGAACTCACCAACTTCAAATCCTTCGGCGGCACGACGAAAATCCCCTTGCTGCCGGGGTTTACTGTCGTATCGGGCCCAAATGGATCGGGTAAGTCGAATATTCTCGATGCGCTGCTGTTTTGCCTCGGACTTGCCAGTTCTAAGGGGATGCGGGCAGAACGCTTGCCCGACTTGGTGAATCACAATCATCCCCATCGCGGTACTGTGGAAGCCAGCGTCACAGCTACCTTTGATTTGTCAGATGTTAGCGGTACGATTGTTGGCAATAGCAACGGACATCGGAAAGCGCCTGGAGATTCCCCCCAACCTCTGGAAAAGGAGGAGCAAGATATAACGGGGAAAGAATGGAGTGTGACGCGGAAGCTGCGCGTCACGCAGCAGGGAACTTACACCTCGAATTACTACATCAACGGCGAATCCTGCAATCTGACGGAACTCCACGAAAAGCTTAATCAACTGCGAATTTATCCCGAAGGCTACAACGTGGTGTTGCAAGGCGATGTCACCGGGATTATTTCCATGAACCCGCGAGAACGCCGGGAAATTATTGATGAGTTGGCTGGTGTGGCGGCGTTCGACAGGAAGATTGTCCAGGCCAAGGAGACGTTAGACTCAGTTAAGGAACGGGAAGATAGCTGTCGCATTGTGGAGGCAGAATTAATTGCCCAACGCGATCGCTTATCTCAAGATCGCATCAAAGCGGAAAAATACCAAAAACTCCGCGCCGAACTTCAGCAGAAAGAACAATGGGAAGCTGTTCTCAAATGGCGAAATCTTCAGCAACAAGAATCGAAGCTGCGCGAACAAATTGAAGCAGGCGATCGCACTTCAACTGAATTAACCGCCCAACTCCAAGCATTACAAGCGCAAATTCAGCAAACAACGGCAGAACTCGAAAAGCTTAATGCCCGTGTCAAAGCTTTGGGGGAAGAAGAACTCCTGGCTTTGCAATCACTTCTGGCAAATCAGGAAGCCGAACGGCGTAATTTACAACGCCAGCAACAAGAGTTAGAAACAGCGGCTCATCATACCACTGGCAATATAGAACAAGAGCAGCAGTTAATTCAACAACACCAGCAAACTCTGCAACAACTGACTGAAGAACAGCAGCGCGGACAAACGCTGATCGCGCCTCTGGAGGAACAACGCAACCAAGCGCAGCAAACTCTATATCGGCATCGGGAAGACGCGGAAGCGATCGCATCTGCTTCCGAAGCTTGGGTGCAGCAACAAACTGCCCTAAGTCGCCAAATCGAAACTTTACTACAAACTGTCGAACCCCAGCGCACCGAACAAGCTCAACTAAGAGAGCGTTATACCAATTTAGGGCGGCAAATTGAGGAGCAAAGTCAACTATTACAAACAATTGAGCCAGAAATTACCGCAAAACAGTCTCGTTTAGCTGATTTCCAGATACAATTATCTGATTATGCCCAAGAAATTCAATCCTTAGCTCAAGGTTTGGCAGCAGGCGATCGCGATCTGCAAATTCAGCAAGACACGCAAAAGCGCCTCTTGCAAGAACAACGGGATAAACAACGCCAACTCGATAAACTAGAAGCCCAAGCCCAAGCGGAACAGGAAAGTTTAGGCACCTTCGCCACCAAAGTTATACAGCAATCAGGACTACCTGGCGTGTGCGGCTTAGTTGCCCAATTGGGGCGAGTCGAACCCCGCTACGCCTTAGCGCTGGAAATTGCTGCTGGTGGGAGACTGGGAAATCTGGTGGTGGAAGATGACGGCGTGGCGGCGGCGGGAATTGAACTGCTGAAGCAAAAACGGGCGGGGCGGATTACATTCTTACCTTTAAATAAAATTCAGCCGCCGCGATTTTCGCCAGTGGTGGCGCTGCGTTCTGCCGACGGATTTATCGATTACGCGGTGAATTTGATTGAATGCGATTCCCGTTATCGGAATATCTTCGCTTACGTCTTTGGAAGTACCGTTGTCTTTGAAAATATTCATGATGCTCGTCGTCACTTGGGACAACACCGCATCGTAACCTTAGAAGGGGAACTGCTGGAAAGTAGCGGCGCAATGACTGGCGGTAGTAGCAGTCAACGTTCTGGGCTGCATTTCGGGACGGCTGACGCCGGAGAATCTGCGGAAGCGATCGCATTGAGAAATCGCCTCCAAGAAATTGACCGAATTTTAGAACGTTGTGGCGAGGTGATTTATACCCTTTCTGCAAAGACGAAGCAACTGACTTTAGAATTGACAGAGGCGAAGGCTAAGCGGCGGGAGCAAGAGTTACATTTTGAACAGTTACAGAAGGAAATTAAGGGTTTAATTGCCCAAGCTGAAACAACGCGATCGCTTCTTTCAAAAAATACCCAAGAATTTCACACCGCCCAATCTCGCTTACAATCTCTAGACGCTGAATTACCCGCCCAAGAAGCACAATTGCAACAATTGCGGCAAGCTTTGGCAGAATTAGAGCAATCTCAAACGCATAGCGAATGGCAACAAATTCAGGCAACAATTAAAGCCGATGAGCAACATCTCTCTGAACGAGAAAAAGATCTCCGTGCCGCCGAACAAAGATTAAAAGATTTGGAAAATCAGCAGCAGCGTCTGCAAGAAAAAAGCCAAGAATCCCACCATCGCTTGCAGGAATATCGCACGCAGTTATCAGGAGTTGTAGAGACGCGAAATTTCGCATCTCTACAGTTGTCAACACTCAGCGAACAAATTAGGCAAACTCAAACAGGCTTGAAACAACAAGAGGAAAGGTTGGGCGAAGCAAAAATACAACGCGACGCCAGCGAAACTCAACTGCGAGAACGTCATCTTTCTCAACAGCAGCTGGAATGGCAACTGCAAAAACTCCAAGAAACGCAACAATCGCGGCGGGAAGAACTTACTGCTGTGAAAACTCAGCTGGAAACCCAACAAGCAGAGTTACCCGATCCTCTGCCAGAAGTACCAATGCTGGTAAATCCAGAATCAAGCGAGTCAAATGCGATCGCATTTGACAAGTTAAGCGATCAACTAGAACAAATGCAGAAAGAGATGCGTAACCTTACCAAACGCCTGCAAGCAATGGAACCCGTAAATATGCTGGCATTGGAAGAACACAACCGCACTACCACCCGACTTGAAGAACTAACTCAGAAATTAACAACATTAGAAGCCGAACGCACCGAATTATTATTACGAATTGAAAACTTCACCACCCTGCGCTGCCGCGCCTTCCAAGAAGCATTCGACGCAGTAAACGAAAACTTTCAGGCAATATTCGCCGAACTCTCCGATGGAGACGGTTATTTACAACTTGATGATGCCGAAGATCCGTTCAACGGAGGACTTAACTTAGTCGCCCATCCCAAAGGCAAACCTGTGCAGCGGCTTGCTTCCATGTCTGGCGGCGAAAAATCTCTAACCGCCCTTAGTTTCATCTTCGCCCTGCAACGCTATCGCCCCTCTCCTTTCTACGCCTTTGATGAAGTTGATATGTTTTTAGATGGAGCAAACGTAGAGCGATTAGCTAAAATGATCAAACAACAAGCTATGCAGGCGCAGTTTATTGTTGTAAGCCTCCGCCGCCCAATGATTGAATCATCTGAGCGCACTATCGGTGTCACTCAGGCGCGAGGAGCTTACACCCAAGTTTTGGGGCTAAAATTGCATTCCTAA
- a CDS encoding PRC-barrel domain-containing protein: MTSEQILQRSDILNTQVITRDTGKRLGIIKELLVDIDQRKVVALGLRDNLLSIAGMPRYMLLSSVRQMGDVILVDNDDVIEDIDVEAYSSLINSEVITETGELLGKVRGFKFDGEDGRVFSLIIASLGLPQIPDQVVSTYELPIDEIVSSGPNRLIVFEGSEARLVQLTVGLLERLGIGKAPWERDEEEAYFQPTVRPENQLPTGIPVNAKPATSIRASAPVIEEARWSEDEEYWEEPEPQPIRARRAESIYYEEDEEEDNWSEATTETRRVVRYEEERTYVEPEPYEDEYEEDEYEEKDVWEDAEEPPYKAPRINIPEKTKAPEYEDGAY, encoded by the coding sequence ATGACATCTGAACAAATCCTTCAACGCTCTGACATCTTAAATACCCAAGTCATTACCCGCGACACTGGTAAGCGCTTGGGGATTATTAAGGAGCTATTAGTAGACATCGACCAGCGGAAAGTTGTAGCACTGGGTTTGCGAGACAACCTACTCTCGATTGCGGGGATGCCACGGTATATGCTCCTCAGCAGCGTTCGTCAGATGGGTGATGTCATCCTAGTTGATAATGATGACGTTATTGAAGATATCGACGTTGAAGCCTACAGCAGCCTGATCAACAGCGAAGTAATTACCGAAACAGGTGAACTTTTAGGCAAAGTGCGGGGTTTCAAGTTTGATGGTGAAGACGGCAGAGTTTTCTCGCTGATTATTGCTTCTTTGGGCCTGCCGCAAATTCCCGATCAGGTTGTAAGTACCTATGAGCTGCCGATTGATGAAATTGTCAGCAGTGGCCCAAATCGTCTGATTGTTTTTGAAGGCTCCGAAGCACGCTTGGTTCAGTTAACTGTGGGTCTTTTAGAGCGTCTTGGCATTGGCAAAGCGCCTTGGGAACGCGACGAAGAGGAAGCTTACTTCCAACCAACAGTCCGTCCTGAAAATCAACTGCCTACTGGAATTCCCGTCAACGCGAAACCAGCAACCTCTATTCGCGCTTCTGCCCCTGTAATTGAAGAAGCTCGCTGGAGCGAGGACGAGGAGTATTGGGAAGAACCAGAACCACAGCCAATTCGGGCGCGGCGGGCGGAATCAATTTATTACGAAGAAGACGAAGAAGAGGATAACTGGAGCGAAGCGACAACGGAGACGCGACGAGTAGTTCGCTATGAAGAAGAGCGAACCTATGTAGAACCGGAACCATACGAGGACGAGTACGAAGAAGACGAATACGAAGAGAAAGATGTTTGGGAAGATGCTGAGGAGCCACCTTACAAAGCACCTCGGATAAACATCCCTGAAAAAACTAAAGCGCCAGAATACGAAGACGGCGCTTATTAA